One Amaranthus tricolor cultivar Red isolate AtriRed21 chromosome 1, ASM2621246v1, whole genome shotgun sequence DNA window includes the following coding sequences:
- the LOC130810819 gene encoding polygalacturonase inhibitor-like gives MMNNKPNIPPLLIFTLVFLLPSLTLSTPPPRPERCYPEDKRVLLELKAYFGNNLTDFSTWKPETDCCNKWSGVLCKKIPKTNIRRVNFLEIIGSDNIVGPIPPIIGKLPYLETLILRLLPNLTGPIPPFIGKLTNLQYLSLNWDSLSGPIPNFLSQLTNLATLSLNNNHFTGTIPSFLGHLPFLSGLDLYENHLTGTIPNTFGSFTHKTFIDLHNNHLSGSIPKSLGQVNFEILDLSGNQLTGDASFLFGEDKTDLAHLILSRNRLSFDFSKVVMPVGELNSSLLILDLSHNQIYGKLPNWLGQAPLLYNFDVSYNRLCGTIPTVGGKLQGFPVSSFQHNLCLCGAPLPPCKS, from the coding sequence ATGATGAACAACAAACCAAATATTCCTCCTTTACTCATCTTCACTCTCGTCTTCCTCCTCCCTTCACTCACCCTCTCAACCCCTCCACCCAGACCCGAACGCTGTTACCCGGAAGACAAACGGGTCCTCCTCGAACTCAAAGCCTACTTCGGCAACAACCTTACTGACTTCTCCACATGGAAACCCGAAACCGACTGTTGTAACAAATGGAGCGGTGTACTCTGCAAAAAAATCCCCAAAACCAATATCCGACGGGTCAACTTCCTCGAAATAATCGGGTCCGATAACATCGTGGGTCCCATCCCACCCATAATCGGTAAACTCCCTTACCTTGAGACCCTAATCTTAAGACTACTACCCAATCTCACGGGTCCAATCCCACCATTTATAGGCAAACTCACAAATCTACAATACCTCTCGCTGAATTGGGACAGTCTTAGCGGACCCATCCCAAATTTCTTATCCCAACTTACAAACTTAGCTACACTCAGCCTTAACAACAACCATTTCACGGGTACTATCCCATCTTTCTTGGGTCACCTCCCTTTTCTTAGTGGACTAGACCTTTACGAAAACCATCTTACGGGCACAATCCCAAACACATTCGGGTCTTTTACCCATAAAACATTCATCGATTTGCACAACAATCACTTATCTGGGTCAATCCCAAAATCATTAGGACAGGTTAATTTTGAGATTCTAGATCTTTCGGGAAATCAATTAACGGGTGATGCATCCTTTCTATTTGGGGAAGATAAGACCGATTTGGCACACTTAATCCTTTCCAGAAATAGATTGTCTTTTGATTTCTCAAAGGTGGTAATGCCTGTTGGTGAGCTTAATTCCAGCTTGTTGATACTTGATTTAAGCCATAATCAGATTTATGGGAAGTTGCCTAATTGGTTAGGGCAAGCACCACTTTTGTATAATTTTGATGTAAGCTATAATCGTCTTTGTGGGACCATCCCTACTGTTGGAGGGAAATTACAGGGTTTTCCGGTTTCTTCATTTCAGCATAATTTGTGTTTGTGTGGTGCTCCATTACCTCCTTGCAAGTCTTAA